The following proteins are co-located in the Solea senegalensis isolate Sse05_10M linkage group LG12, IFAPA_SoseM_1, whole genome shotgun sequence genome:
- the faf2 gene encoding FAS-associated factor 2 isoform X1 gives MAAPEDPELSQAQTEKLLQFQDLTGLESMDQCRRTLEQHNWNIEAAVQDRLNEQEGVPSVFNPPPSRPLQVNTADHRVYSYIVSRPQPRGLLGWSYYLIMLPFRFTYYTLLDIFRFALRFIRPDPRARVTDPVGDVVSFIHSFEERYGRAHPVFYQGTYSQALNDAKRELRYLLVYLHGDDHQDTNEFCCSTLCTEEVITFLNTRMLFWACSTNKPEGYRVSQALRENTYPFLAMIMLKDRKMTVVGRLEGVIQPEDLINQLTFIMEANQTYLTSELLEREERNQTQVLRQQQDEAYLASLRADQEKDRKKREEQEQRRQEEEKVRQSALAEERRRRTLEEEKERKSECLPPEPPADDPESVKIVFKLPSNARVERRFLFGQSLTVIYDFLFSLKETPEKFQIVTNFPRRVLPCLPTEEQPNPPSLKEAGLSRSEVLFVQDLTDD, from the exons ATGGCGGCGCCAGAGGATCCAGAATTATCCCAGGCGCAGACCGAAAAACTCCTCCAGTTTCAG GACCTAACTGGGTTGGAGTCCATGGACCAATGTCGACGAACATTAGAGCAGCATAATTGGAACATAGAG gcCGCAGTACAAGACCGACTGAATGAGCAGGAAGGAGTTCCCAGTGTATTTAACCCGCCACCATCCAGACCATTACAGGTCAATACAGCAGACCATAGAGTATATAGTTACATCGTGTCAAGGCCACAGCCTAGG GGGTTACTAGGATGGAGTTACTACTTGATAATGCTACCATTCAGATTTACATATTACACACTGCTGGACATATTCAG GTTTGCCCTGCGGTTCATCAGGCCAGACCCTCGTGCTCGTGTCACAGACCCTGTTGGAGATGTTGTGTCCTTTATTCATAGTTTTGAGGAGAGGTATGGTCGGGCACACCCTGTATTTTACCAGGGAACATATAGCCAG GCACTGAATGATGCCAAACGGGAGCTTCGCTACCTATTAGTGTACCTACATGGAGATGATCATCAAGACACGAATGAGTTTTGCtg CTCCACGTTATGTACAGAAGAAGTCATAACGTTCCTCAACACACGAATGCTCTTTTGGGCATGCTCAACCAACAAGCCTGAGGGCTACAGAG TGTCCCAAGCATTGCGGGAAAACACCTATCCATTCCTGGCCATGATAATGCTGAAGGACCGTAAGATGACAGTGGTGGGAAGACTGGAGGGCGTGATTCAGCCAGAGGACCTCATCAACCAGCTCACCTTTATCATGGAAGCCAACCAAACATATCTGACGTCAGAACTCCTTGAACG ggaGGAGAGGAACCAGACTCAAGTACTAAGGCAGCAACAAGACGAGGCCTATCTGGCCTCCCTCCGTGCAGACCAGGAGAAAGACCGAAAGAAaagggaggagcaggagcagcgcaggcaagaggaggagaaggtccGACAGAGTGCTCTTGCTGAGGAACGAAGACGAAGA ACActggaagaggagaaggagaggaagtcAGAATGTCTTCCTCCTGAGCCGCCTGCAGACGACCCGGAGAGTGTCAAAATAGTGTTTAAGCTGCCCAGTAATGCACGAGTAGAGAGACGATTCCTCTTTGGGCAGTCTCTGACG GTAATATAtgacttcctcttctctctgaaaGAAACCCCAGAGAAGTTTCAGATAGTCACAAACTTCCCTCGCCGAGTCTTGCCCTGCCTTCCAACCGAAGAGCAGCCCAACCCCCCCAGTCTGAAAGAGGCAGGACTCAGCCGCTCCGAGGTCCTTTTTGTTCAGGACCTTACGGATGATTAA
- the faf2 gene encoding FAS-associated factor 2 isoform X2, which produces MAAPEDPELSQAQTEKLLQFQDLTGLESMDQCRRTLEQHNWNIEAAVQDRLNEQEGVPSVFNPPPSRPLQGLLGWSYYLIMLPFRFTYYTLLDIFRFALRFIRPDPRARVTDPVGDVVSFIHSFEERYGRAHPVFYQGTYSQALNDAKRELRYLLVYLHGDDHQDTNEFCCSTLCTEEVITFLNTRMLFWACSTNKPEGYRVSQALRENTYPFLAMIMLKDRKMTVVGRLEGVIQPEDLINQLTFIMEANQTYLTSELLEREERNQTQVLRQQQDEAYLASLRADQEKDRKKREEQEQRRQEEEKVRQSALAEERRRRTLEEEKERKSECLPPEPPADDPESVKIVFKLPSNARVERRFLFGQSLTVIYDFLFSLKETPEKFQIVTNFPRRVLPCLPTEEQPNPPSLKEAGLSRSEVLFVQDLTDD; this is translated from the exons ATGGCGGCGCCAGAGGATCCAGAATTATCCCAGGCGCAGACCGAAAAACTCCTCCAGTTTCAG GACCTAACTGGGTTGGAGTCCATGGACCAATGTCGACGAACATTAGAGCAGCATAATTGGAACATAGAG gcCGCAGTACAAGACCGACTGAATGAGCAGGAAGGAGTTCCCAGTGTATTTAACCCGCCACCATCCAGACCATTACAG GGGTTACTAGGATGGAGTTACTACTTGATAATGCTACCATTCAGATTTACATATTACACACTGCTGGACATATTCAG GTTTGCCCTGCGGTTCATCAGGCCAGACCCTCGTGCTCGTGTCACAGACCCTGTTGGAGATGTTGTGTCCTTTATTCATAGTTTTGAGGAGAGGTATGGTCGGGCACACCCTGTATTTTACCAGGGAACATATAGCCAG GCACTGAATGATGCCAAACGGGAGCTTCGCTACCTATTAGTGTACCTACATGGAGATGATCATCAAGACACGAATGAGTTTTGCtg CTCCACGTTATGTACAGAAGAAGTCATAACGTTCCTCAACACACGAATGCTCTTTTGGGCATGCTCAACCAACAAGCCTGAGGGCTACAGAG TGTCCCAAGCATTGCGGGAAAACACCTATCCATTCCTGGCCATGATAATGCTGAAGGACCGTAAGATGACAGTGGTGGGAAGACTGGAGGGCGTGATTCAGCCAGAGGACCTCATCAACCAGCTCACCTTTATCATGGAAGCCAACCAAACATATCTGACGTCAGAACTCCTTGAACG ggaGGAGAGGAACCAGACTCAAGTACTAAGGCAGCAACAAGACGAGGCCTATCTGGCCTCCCTCCGTGCAGACCAGGAGAAAGACCGAAAGAAaagggaggagcaggagcagcgcaggcaagaggaggagaaggtccGACAGAGTGCTCTTGCTGAGGAACGAAGACGAAGA ACActggaagaggagaaggagaggaagtcAGAATGTCTTCCTCCTGAGCCGCCTGCAGACGACCCGGAGAGTGTCAAAATAGTGTTTAAGCTGCCCAGTAATGCACGAGTAGAGAGACGATTCCTCTTTGGGCAGTCTCTGACG GTAATATAtgacttcctcttctctctgaaaGAAACCCCAGAGAAGTTTCAGATAGTCACAAACTTCCCTCGCCGAGTCTTGCCCTGCCTTCCAACCGAAGAGCAGCCCAACCCCCCCAGTCTGAAAGAGGCAGGACTCAGCCGCTCCGAGGTCCTTTTTGTTCAGGACCTTACGGATGATTAA
- the pin4 gene encoding peptidyl-prolyl cis-trans isomerase NIMA-interacting 4, which yields MPPKGKGGKGGKGAASGGADADKKDKAPKGGTAVKVRHILCEKHGKCMEAMEKLKAGVRFSEVATQYSEDKARQGGDLGWMTRGSMVGPFQDAAFALPISAMDKPVYTDPPVKTKFGYHIIMVEGKK from the exons ATGCCACCAAAGGGTAAAGGTGGGAAAGGAGGTAAAG GAGCTGCTTCAGGAGGTGCAGACGCCGACAAGAAAGATAAGGCACCAAAGGGAGGCACTGCTGTGAAG GTTCGACACATCCTCTGTGAAAAACATGGGAAATGCATGGAAGCAATGGAGAAACTGAAGGCGGGAGTCCGTTTCAGTGAAGTAGCAACACAATACAGTGAAGACAAAGCTAGACAAGGA GGTGACCTGGGTTGGATGACGCGAGGATCGATGGTCGGACCTTTCCAGGATGCAGCATTTGCCCTACCCATCAGTGCCATGGATAAACCAGTCTACACAGACCCTCCCGTCAAGACTAAGTTTGGGTACCACATCATTATGGTTGAGGGGAAAAAGTGA